In Streptomyces sp. NBC_01707, a genomic segment contains:
- a CDS encoding NADPH-dependent F420 reductase: MGIIGAGNIGGNLTRRLTALGHEVSIANSRGPHTLTALAEETGATPVTAAEAAEGARVVVVTIPVKAVPNLPAGFLNGAAEDVAVIDTGNYYPQQRDGRVAAIEDGLAESRWTEEQIGHPVIKAFNGTYADDLLSKALPKGSPGRQALPVAGDDAAAKQIVRDLIDELGFDTVDAGGLDESWRQQPGTPVYGNQGDAEAIAKALAAASPERTAEWRA, encoded by the coding sequence ATCGGAATCATCGGAGCGGGCAACATCGGCGGCAACCTCACCAGGCGTCTCACCGCGCTGGGCCACGAGGTGTCGATCGCCAACTCCCGCGGCCCGCACACTCTCACCGCGCTCGCCGAGGAGACCGGAGCGACCCCGGTCACCGCGGCGGAGGCGGCCGAGGGCGCCCGTGTCGTGGTCGTCACCATCCCGGTGAAGGCAGTCCCGAACCTGCCCGCCGGGTTCCTGAACGGTGCCGCGGAGGACGTCGCGGTCATCGACACCGGCAACTACTACCCGCAGCAGCGTGACGGCCGTGTCGCCGCCATCGAGGACGGGCTGGCGGAGAGCAGGTGGACCGAGGAGCAGATCGGGCACCCGGTGATCAAGGCGTTCAACGGGACCTACGCGGATGATCTCCTCTCCAAGGCCCTTCCGAAGGGCAGCCCCGGCCGCCAGGCCCTGCCGGTCGCCGGTGACGATGCAGCCGCCAAGCAGATCGTGCGCGATCTCATCGACGAGCTGGGCTTCGACACAGTGGATGCGGGAGGTCTGGACGAGTCCTGGCGCCAGCAGCCGGGCACTCCCGTCTACGGCAACCAGGGCGACGCCGAGGCCATCGCGAAGGCGCTCGCCGCCGCCTCGCCCGAACGCACGGCGGAGTGGCGCGCCTGA
- a CDS encoding radical SAM protein: MPSRTDTGRRDPGDPSRTDASRTRLIEQLMERFPHVPREAVVKEDLLRGGVAFDESALSDNEDGDVKPKSYFIFSFDHGTLPELGAAALRRPPEEIVLTGGPYELRRTVVSVRVNPASPYRVAADADGVLGLYLDGRRISDVGLPPMPDYYRHTLANGKSVMEVAPTIQWGYLVYLTVFRVCQYFGAKEECQYCDINHNWRQHKAAGRPYTGVKPVEEVLEALAIIDRYDTAKTSTAYTLTGGAITSHIGGRDEADFYGQYAKAIEEAFPGRWIGKVVAQALPKADVQRFHDYGVQIYHPNYEVWDRRLFELYCPGKERYVGRDEWHRRILDSAEVFGARNVIPNFVAGVEMAEPFGFTTVDEAIDSTTEGLRFFMSHGITPRFTTWCPEPTTPLGKTNPDGAPLEYHIRLLDAYRSTMEEYGLSSPPGYGPPGPGRAVFSVSSFMDSLPAAPDDAR; the protein is encoded by the coding sequence ATGCCCAGCCGAACCGACACCGGCCGCAGAGACCCCGGCGACCCCAGCCGTACCGACGCGAGCCGTACCCGCCTGATCGAGCAGCTCATGGAACGGTTCCCGCACGTGCCGCGGGAAGCCGTCGTCAAGGAGGACCTGCTGCGCGGCGGCGTGGCGTTCGACGAGTCCGCGCTCAGCGACAACGAGGACGGCGACGTCAAGCCGAAGTCGTACTTCATCTTCTCCTTCGACCACGGCACCCTGCCGGAGCTGGGCGCGGCCGCCCTGCGCCGCCCGCCCGAGGAGATCGTGCTCACCGGAGGCCCGTACGAGCTGCGCCGCACGGTCGTGTCGGTGCGGGTGAACCCCGCGTCGCCGTACCGTGTCGCGGCCGACGCGGACGGCGTCCTGGGGCTGTACCTGGACGGCAGGCGGATCTCGGACGTGGGGCTGCCGCCGATGCCGGACTACTACCGGCACACGCTCGCCAACGGCAAGTCGGTGATGGAGGTCGCGCCCACCATCCAATGGGGCTACCTCGTCTATCTGACGGTCTTCCGCGTATGCCAGTACTTCGGCGCGAAGGAGGAGTGCCAGTACTGCGACATCAACCACAACTGGCGCCAGCACAAGGCCGCGGGACGCCCGTACACCGGTGTGAAGCCTGTCGAGGAGGTGCTGGAAGCGCTCGCCATCATCGACCGGTACGACACCGCGAAGACCTCCACCGCCTACACCCTCACCGGTGGTGCCATCACCTCCCACATCGGCGGCCGCGACGAAGCGGACTTCTACGGGCAGTACGCCAAGGCCATCGAGGAGGCCTTCCCCGGCCGCTGGATCGGCAAGGTCGTCGCGCAGGCGCTGCCGAAGGCCGACGTCCAGCGCTTCCACGACTACGGCGTCCAGATCTACCACCCCAACTACGAGGTGTGGGACCGCCGGCTGTTCGAGCTGTACTGCCCCGGCAAGGAGCGCTACGTCGGCCGCGACGAATGGCACCGCCGCATCCTCGACTCCGCCGAGGTCTTCGGTGCCCGGAACGTCATTCCCAACTTCGTGGCGGGCGTGGAGATGGCCGAACCGTTCGGCTTCACGACGGTCGACGAGGCAATCGACTCGACCACCGAGGGGCTGCGGTTCTTCATGTCGCACGGCATCACCCCGCGGTTCACCACCTGGTGCCCGGAACCCACCACGCCACTCGGGAAGACCAACCCGGACGGGGCACCGCTGGAGTACCACATCAGATTGCTGGACGCCTATCGCTCGACGATGGAGGAGTACGGGCTCAGCTCGCCGCCCGGCTACGGTCCGCCCGGACCCGGGCGCGCCGTGTTCTCCGTCAGTTCGTTCATGGACAGCCTGCCGGCCGCCCCGGACGACGCCCGGTAG
- a CDS encoding pentapeptide repeat-containing protein, producing MRGDGAERAALRADCANCFGLCCVALTLTRSADFAVDKDAGEPCHNLQDDFRCGIHTELRTQGFPGCTVYDCFGAGQKVSQETFDGKDWRQAPQTAQQMFQVFPVMRQLHELLWYLTEALTLPAARPLHGEIRRVLDTTERLTHVAPDAFADLDVAGHRDDVAALLLRTSELVRATVPRKKKRNHRGADLIGARLKGADLQGADLRGAYLIAADLTGADLRLADLIGADFRDAELSGADLTGSLFLTQAQLNAARGDAATKLPPSLSAPTHWDR from the coding sequence CTGCGCGGCGACGGCGCCGAACGTGCCGCCCTGCGCGCCGACTGCGCGAACTGCTTCGGGCTGTGCTGCGTCGCGCTGACCCTGACCCGGTCGGCGGACTTCGCGGTCGACAAGGACGCCGGGGAGCCCTGCCACAATCTGCAGGACGACTTCCGCTGCGGTATTCACACCGAGCTGCGGACCCAGGGCTTCCCGGGCTGCACGGTGTACGACTGCTTCGGCGCGGGCCAGAAGGTCTCCCAGGAGACGTTCGACGGAAAGGACTGGCGGCAGGCCCCGCAGACCGCTCAGCAGATGTTCCAGGTGTTCCCGGTCATGCGGCAACTCCACGAATTGCTCTGGTACCTCACCGAGGCCCTGACGCTGCCGGCGGCCCGCCCCCTCCACGGCGAGATACGACGCGTCCTCGACACGACCGAACGCCTCACACACGTCGCCCCCGACGCGTTCGCCGACCTCGATGTTGCAGGACACCGGGACGACGTCGCCGCGCTGCTGCTGCGGACCAGCGAACTCGTACGGGCCACCGTCCCCCGCAAGAAGAAGCGCAACCACCGGGGCGCCGACCTCATAGGCGCCCGGCTCAAGGGCGCCGACCTGCAAGGGGCCGACCTGCGTGGCGCCTATCTCATCGCAGCCGACCTCACCGGCGCCGACCTGCGTCTGGCCGACCTCATCGGCGCGGATTTCCGGGACGCCGAGCTGTCCGGAGCCGACCTGACCGGCAGTCTGTTCCTCACGCAGGCGCAGCTCAACGCGGCGCGGGGCGACGCTGCCACGAAACTCCCGCCGTCGCTCAGTGCCCCCACGCACTGGGACAGATGA